The following proteins come from a genomic window of Proteiniphilum propionicum:
- a CDS encoding alanine-tRNA synthetase second additional domain-containing protein — MRTLIQEYMVSSQYFAPRGKERLMFLGEQIAQRHLSYNDRLIGIVGDAGSGKSSLIKGMFPGLELANDDDVINSRKIMQVRSLSEDRHDSTTFHIDMRFQTAFTQMFEIVAWVQDLLAHKRRVIVEHFNLLYPALGRNADIILGIGEEIIVSRPSVFGPLPESIYQIVHTSLKFRKMAHTAEDVTMQTLEDEYGIAENRYFSSDVRNGFVLKFKEKPEINLDELEQKVKERLARHLDVSYFDEAHIKLGDKVIPCDGSRLHVRNTSDITDFSLVKRFIFDTKTNTHCLVGLIDKQTDNLDNRNTQYFLTRKCGGDNSEQ, encoded by the coding sequence ATGCGTACACTGATTCAGGAATACATGGTGTCGTCGCAATATTTTGCGCCGCGCGGAAAAGAACGGTTGATGTTTCTTGGCGAGCAGATTGCTCAACGGCATCTTTCGTACAACGACCGGCTGATAGGCATCGTGGGCGATGCCGGCTCGGGGAAATCATCGCTTATCAAAGGAATGTTTCCCGGATTGGAACTGGCGAACGACGATGATGTTATCAATTCCCGAAAAATAATGCAGGTACGCTCGCTTTCCGAGGATAGGCACGATTCTACCACCTTTCATATCGACATGCGTTTCCAAACCGCTTTTACACAAATGTTTGAAATTGTAGCATGGGTGCAGGACCTGCTGGCCCACAAACGGAGGGTTATCGTGGAGCATTTTAATCTCCTCTATCCGGCACTGGGAAGAAATGCCGACATTATACTGGGAATCGGGGAAGAGATTATTGTGTCGCGCCCCAGTGTTTTTGGGCCGCTTCCCGAAAGTATTTATCAAATTGTGCACACTTCGCTTAAATTCCGCAAAATGGCTCATACAGCCGAAGATGTTACGATGCAGACTTTGGAAGATGAATACGGGATTGCCGAAAATAGATATTTCTCATCCGACGTGCGCAACGGCTTTGTACTGAAATTCAAGGAGAAACCCGAAATCAACCTCGACGAGCTGGAGCAGAAAGTAAAAGAACGCCTGGCCAGGCATCTCGATGTATCTTATTTTGACGAAGCCCACATTAAACTGGGAGATAAAGTTATCCCGTGCGACGGCTCACGGCTTCATGTGAGAAACACATCGGATATTACCGATTTTTCGCTGGTCAAGCGTTTTATATTTGACACAAAAACCAATACCCACTGTCTGGTCGGATTGATTGACAAACAGACCGACAACCTCGACAACCGCAATACACAATATTTCCTTACCCGGAAATGTGGCGGTGACAATAGTGAACAATAG
- a CDS encoding DUF4387 domain-containing protein, which yields MKYNLTDVASVIRSKNSGPYELTFDIIFKEVDMYQKVKSAKVFTAQMFALLYRIPESQIISLVHFDPAKAVKITVVRPIPSGALGETDVYGAQQHAPLMNMTFEL from the coding sequence ATGAAATACAACCTAACCGACGTAGCTTCCGTTATCCGGAGCAAGAATTCAGGTCCTTACGAACTCACGTTCGACATTATTTTCAAGGAGGTGGACATGTATCAGAAGGTGAAATCGGCAAAAGTGTTTACCGCGCAAATGTTCGCTCTCCTTTACCGAATTCCCGAATCGCAGATTATCAGCCTGGTGCACTTCGATCCGGCCAAGGCGGTGAAAATCACGGTTGTTCGTCCCATCCCTTCCGGGGCATTGGGTGAGACCGATGTGTACGGAGCGCAACAGCATGCGCCGTTGATGAATATGACGTTCGAATTATAA
- a CDS encoding acyclic terpene utilization AtuA family protein, with protein sequence MKELRILSPTAILGYGFPMESFVEGMKRKPHVIAVDAGSTDPGPYYLGAGKSFTDRNSVKRDLEIMIPAALKAGIPVIVGTAGGSGARPHVEFALDIVKEIAREKRLSFKLAIIQSEFDKEFVKENLRKGNISPLYPAPEITGADVDESVHIVAQMGEEPFIEALENGANVILAGRSYDPSVFSALAIKNGFNKGLAIHLGKILECAAIAALPGSGSDCMFGYLHEDNFVLEPLSPLRKCTTLSVAAHTLYEKTNPYVLPGPGGAINLHESKFEQIDDNKVRVSGSRFVPTEEYFVKLEGVKRVGYRTISCAGVKDPIMISKIDSITQSVKERVQNNFETYGITDFFLDFKIYGRNGVMGMFPDAPQRTGDELLIIIEAVAPTQEQADTICGFARSTMLHFGYEGRIATAGNLAFPFSPSDCKMGEVYEFNVYHLMKVEDPKKLFPIEYVQF encoded by the coding sequence ATGAAAGAACTTAGAATACTTTCGCCCACTGCTATCCTTGGATACGGATTTCCGATGGAATCGTTTGTGGAAGGAATGAAACGCAAACCGCACGTTATTGCGGTAGATGCCGGGTCAACCGATCCGGGCCCCTATTACCTAGGTGCAGGGAAATCGTTTACAGACCGGAATTCGGTGAAACGTGACCTTGAGATTATGATACCTGCCGCACTGAAAGCCGGAATTCCGGTTATCGTAGGTACGGCCGGCGGTTCGGGTGCGCGTCCTCACGTGGAGTTTGCCTTGGATATCGTGAAGGAGATCGCCCGAGAGAAAAGGTTGTCGTTTAAACTCGCCATTATACAATCGGAGTTCGATAAGGAATTTGTAAAAGAGAACCTGCGCAAAGGGAACATTTCGCCGCTTTATCCGGCTCCCGAAATAACCGGAGCCGATGTGGACGAATCGGTGCATATCGTAGCCCAGATGGGCGAAGAGCCGTTCATTGAAGCCTTGGAGAACGGAGCCAATGTTATACTTGCCGGACGGAGCTACGACCCGTCGGTTTTTTCGGCGCTCGCCATTAAAAACGGTTTCAACAAAGGATTGGCCATTCATCTGGGTAAAATCTTGGAGTGCGCTGCCATTGCCGCCTTGCCCGGTAGCGGGAGTGATTGTATGTTCGGTTATTTGCACGAAGACAATTTCGTTCTCGAACCGCTCTCGCCCCTGCGTAAATGCACCACGCTATCGGTAGCTGCACACACGCTGTACGAAAAAACCAATCCCTATGTTCTACCCGGGCCGGGGGGAGCCATCAATTTGCACGAATCAAAATTCGAGCAGATAGACGACAATAAAGTACGCGTAAGCGGAAGTCGTTTTGTGCCGACCGAGGAGTATTTTGTGAAACTGGAAGGGGTTAAGCGTGTGGGATACAGAACTATTTCGTGTGCAGGGGTGAAAGATCCGATTATGATTTCGAAAATCGACAGCATTACCCAAAGCGTAAAAGAACGCGTGCAAAACAATTTTGAAACATACGGAATTACCGACTTCTTCCTAGATTTCAAGATTTACGGACGAAACGGGGTCATGGGCATGTTCCCCGATGCGCCACAACGTACCGGCGACGAGCTTCTTATCATCATCGAAGCTGTCGCACCCACTCAAGAGCAAGCCGATACCATTTGCGGGTTCGCACGCAGTACTATGCTGCACTTTGGTTACGAAGGCCGGATAGCCACTGCCGGAAACCTGGCGTTCCCGTTTTCGCCGTCCGATTGCAAGATGGGCGAGGTATACGAGTTCAATGTGTACCATTTAATGAAAGTGGAAGACCCCAAAAAACTTTTCCCGATCGAGTATGTTCAATTTTAA
- a CDS encoding methylaspartate ammonia-lyase, translated as MKITKLICAPGKTGFFFDDQKAIKQGAKNDGAFYEGAPVTQGFTAVRQAGESVSVIFVLENGAFAHGDCAAVQYSGAGGRDPLFLAGNFIPIIEKEIAPLYVGKEVTTFREMADRVDKAISPSTGKIYHTAIRYGVTQACLDAVAKSKGKLMAQVIADEYGTEISKTLIPVFSQSGDDRYLNADKMIMKAADVLPHALFNHVETKVGLKGEKIKAYIQWLRERILKLKPFDSYNPVIHIDVYGTLGIVFDNNFEAIARYVGELAEIAKPFHLRVEGPVDMGEKAAQIDALRIIRQKMEKMGITAEIVADEWCNTLQDVIDFSENKAGHMAQIKTPDLGGINNSIEAVLYCKQHHMGAYLGGTCNETNRSAEIGAHIAMATSPVQYLAKPGMGVDEGYMIVYNEMSRILALNP; from the coding sequence ATGAAAATTACAAAACTTATCTGTGCACCCGGGAAAACAGGCTTCTTCTTCGATGACCAGAAAGCCATCAAGCAAGGAGCAAAAAACGACGGGGCATTTTATGAAGGCGCGCCCGTAACACAGGGATTCACCGCGGTGCGTCAGGCCGGGGAGTCCGTCTCGGTTATTTTTGTGCTCGAAAACGGTGCTTTCGCACACGGTGACTGTGCTGCTGTCCAATATTCGGGGGCCGGTGGCCGCGATCCGCTTTTCCTTGCCGGAAACTTCATTCCCATTATCGAAAAAGAAATTGCGCCGCTTTATGTAGGCAAAGAGGTCACTACTTTCCGTGAAATGGCAGATCGCGTGGATAAAGCCATCAGTCCATCTACTGGGAAAATTTACCATACAGCTATCCGCTATGGGGTCACGCAGGCCTGTTTGGATGCCGTAGCAAAAAGCAAAGGGAAGCTGATGGCGCAGGTGATTGCCGATGAATACGGAACGGAAATATCGAAAACCCTTATTCCTGTTTTTTCACAGTCGGGAGACGACCGTTACCTCAATGCCGATAAAATGATTATGAAAGCTGCCGATGTGTTGCCTCATGCGCTTTTCAACCACGTAGAGACCAAAGTGGGCCTGAAGGGAGAAAAAATCAAAGCGTATATCCAGTGGCTCAGGGAGCGAATCCTGAAGCTGAAGCCTTTCGACAGCTACAATCCGGTTATCCACATAGACGTTTACGGAACATTGGGTATTGTCTTCGATAACAATTTCGAAGCCATTGCCCGTTATGTGGGCGAGCTGGCAGAAATAGCAAAACCGTTTCACCTGCGCGTCGAAGGCCCGGTGGATATGGGAGAGAAAGCGGCTCAGATCGACGCGCTCCGCATTATCCGCCAGAAGATGGAAAAAATGGGAATTACGGCAGAGATTGTTGCCGACGAGTGGTGTAACACGCTCCAGGATGTCATCGACTTCTCCGAAAACAAAGCTGGACACATGGCGCAAATCAAAACGCCCGATCTGGGCGGAATCAACAACAGCATAGAGGCTGTGCTGTATTGCAAGCAACACCATATGGGCGCCTACCTGGGCGGAACCTGCAACGAAACCAACCGTTCCGCCGAAATTGGAGCACACATTGCCATGGCTACTTCACCTGTTCAATACCTTGCCAAACCCGGTATGGGAGTGGATGAAGGGTATATGATCGTTTACAACGAAATGAGCCGGATACTGGCACTTAACCCTTAA
- a CDS encoding methylaspartate mutase subunit E — MEITNKKLSNDAFFAERKEILGHWQTGKSVDFDEAVAYQRSIPQAKRFGLKLAKAAGQNVTLIQPRAGVALYEEHIKLLRFLENEGEADLLPTTVDSYTRLNRYNEAETGIEKSKETGRSMLNGFPIVNYGVDICRKVTSSLKNPVQVRHGTPDARLLTEISIAGGFTSFEGGGISYNIPYSKNHSIEKTIAYWQYTDRLVGLYEEAGVSINREPFGPLTGTLISPCISNSVAIIESLLAATQGVKDITVGYGQCGNLIQDVAAIRSLNILTREYLDKFGFNDVRVTTVFHQWMGGFPQDEAKAFGVISWGAAAAVLAKATKVIVKTPHEAMGVPTKEANAAGLRATKQLVSMLKDQDFRSIPAVVSESEIIMKEMRCILEKVEELGKGDYAVGTVAAFEAGVIDIPFAPNRYNAGKVMPARDNVGAVRFLETGNMPFTQDLIDFHRQKLEERARYEKRAVSFQMVIDDVYAIGKGFLVGRPK, encoded by the coding sequence ATGGAAATTACCAATAAAAAACTCTCAAACGATGCTTTCTTTGCCGAGCGAAAAGAAATTCTCGGACACTGGCAAACGGGTAAAAGTGTCGATTTCGACGAAGCCGTAGCCTATCAACGGTCTATTCCACAAGCAAAACGTTTTGGCTTGAAGCTGGCAAAAGCTGCCGGGCAAAACGTCACACTCATTCAGCCCCGTGCAGGAGTAGCGCTTTACGAGGAGCACATTAAGTTGCTCAGGTTTCTTGAGAATGAAGGTGAAGCCGACCTGCTCCCTACAACCGTGGACAGCTACACACGCTTAAACCGCTACAACGAAGCCGAAACGGGAATTGAGAAAAGCAAAGAAACCGGACGTTCCATGTTGAACGGCTTCCCTATCGTGAACTACGGAGTTGATATATGTCGCAAGGTTACCTCATCGCTCAAAAATCCGGTTCAGGTCCGCCACGGTACTCCCGATGCCCGGTTGCTTACTGAAATCAGTATTGCCGGCGGGTTTACCTCGTTCGAAGGTGGTGGAATTTCCTACAACATACCCTATTCTAAAAATCATTCGATTGAAAAAACCATTGCGTACTGGCAATATACCGACAGGCTTGTCGGGCTCTATGAAGAGGCGGGTGTGTCGATCAACCGCGAGCCGTTCGGACCTCTTACGGGAACACTTATATCACCCTGCATATCCAACTCGGTGGCCATCATCGAATCATTGCTTGCCGCCACCCAGGGGGTGAAAGATATTACAGTAGGTTACGGGCAGTGTGGGAACCTTATTCAGGATGTCGCCGCCATCCGTTCGCTGAATATCCTAACACGCGAGTACCTCGATAAATTCGGGTTCAACGATGTGCGCGTCACTACCGTTTTCCATCAATGGATGGGCGGATTTCCACAGGATGAGGCCAAGGCTTTCGGGGTAATTTCGTGGGGTGCTGCCGCTGCAGTGCTGGCCAAAGCGACCAAGGTGATTGTGAAGACGCCGCACGAAGCCATGGGAGTACCCACCAAAGAAGCTAATGCCGCAGGATTGCGGGCTACAAAACAGTTGGTATCGATGCTTAAGGACCAGGACTTCCGCTCTATTCCGGCTGTTGTGTCAGAAAGCGAGATCATCATGAAGGAGATGCGCTGCATCCTTGAAAAAGTGGAGGAATTGGGTAAAGGCGACTATGCTGTGGGTACGGTCGCCGCATTCGAAGCCGGAGTTATTGATATCCCGTTTGCGCCAAACCGTTACAATGCTGGAAAAGTTATGCCCGCACGCGATAACGTGGGAGCCGTCCGTTTTCTCGAAACCGGCAATATGCCGTTTACGCAAGACCTGATCGATTTCCACCGTCAGAAACTCGAAGAACGTGCCCGGTACGAAAAACGGGCCGTCAGTTTCCAGATGGTTATCGATGACGTGTATGCCATCGGCAAAGGGTTTCTTGTTGGAAGGCCGAAATAA
- the glmL gene encoding methylaspartate mutase accessory protein GlmL gives MNILTADIGSTYTKLTAIDTAKREIVATSAAFTTIGTNVKEGFMAAYNKLGQHAGEFLYDELLCCSSAAGGLKMVSLGLVPELTAKAAKLAAASAGAKVVKTYAFEISQAEQAEIFDIRPDLVLLCGGTDGGNKDVILTNARRLCQIDCPFTVVVAGNKCASFELEEIFRASGKPFVITENVMPEFNKLNIEPARRKIKELFISRIIEAKGLGGIQRMCKTDIIPTPLAVLNACELLSKGTKNTPGLGDLLAVDIGGATTDVYSISDGRPTLENVTLKGLPEPVSKRTVEGDLGMRYSLASLVEELDLDTFSEELSIDRSEVIDWVKTCTQHPGLLVEAESREQKIEELIARNAVKIAVERHAGTYHPVYTPFGQVYTLTGKDLSAVPFIIGIGGVVINASEPQAILEGAKRQPDDFVFAKPEQPGYLIDKKYIFASMGLLGSAYPDLALELMKKETIDLTTTT, from the coding sequence ATGAACATTCTCACTGCAGATATCGGCAGCACATATACCAAGCTGACAGCGATTGATACCGCTAAGAGGGAGATTGTGGCAACTTCTGCCGCCTTTACCACCATCGGCACCAACGTGAAAGAGGGTTTTATGGCTGCTTATAACAAGTTGGGACAACATGCCGGAGAGTTCCTCTACGATGAGCTGCTTTGTTGCAGCAGCGCTGCCGGGGGACTTAAAATGGTTTCACTGGGGTTGGTTCCCGAACTTACCGCTAAGGCGGCAAAACTTGCCGCAGCCAGTGCGGGAGCAAAAGTGGTCAAAACATATGCTTTTGAAATATCGCAGGCGGAACAGGCAGAAATTTTTGATATCCGCCCCGATCTGGTGTTACTCTGTGGCGGGACCGATGGCGGAAATAAGGATGTGATTCTTACCAATGCGCGCCGGTTATGTCAGATCGATTGTCCGTTCACCGTTGTTGTTGCAGGCAACAAATGCGCATCGTTTGAGCTGGAAGAGATTTTCAGGGCTTCGGGAAAACCGTTTGTAATAACCGAAAATGTTATGCCTGAGTTCAACAAGTTAAACATCGAACCTGCCAGGAGAAAAATAAAAGAACTCTTTATCAGCCGCATTATCGAAGCCAAAGGACTTGGCGGTATTCAGAGAATGTGCAAAACTGATATAATTCCTACACCATTAGCGGTGTTGAATGCCTGTGAGTTGTTGAGCAAAGGCACTAAAAACACACCGGGTTTAGGCGATTTGCTGGCAGTGGATATCGGCGGGGCAACTACGGATGTTTACTCCATTTCCGATGGCAGGCCCACCCTCGAAAACGTCACCTTGAAAGGGCTCCCTGAGCCGGTTAGCAAACGTACCGTTGAGGGCGATCTGGGAATGCGCTACAGCCTTGCGTCGCTGGTGGAAGAGCTGGATCTGGATACCTTTTCGGAAGAATTAAGCATCGACAGGTCAGAGGTGATTGATTGGGTAAAAACCTGTACGCAGCATCCTGGCTTGTTGGTTGAAGCTGAATCCCGGGAACAGAAGATTGAGGAGTTGATAGCACGTAATGCCGTAAAAATTGCCGTGGAACGGCACGCAGGGACCTACCACCCAGTATATACACCCTTCGGGCAGGTGTATACTCTCACTGGGAAAGATCTTTCCGCTGTGCCGTTTATTATCGGTATCGGAGGTGTTGTTATCAATGCCAGTGAACCACAGGCTATTCTGGAAGGAGCAAAACGGCAACCGGACGATTTCGTGTTTGCCAAACCCGAACAGCCCGGTTATTTAATCGATAAAAAATATATTTTTGCGTCTATGGGATTGCTCGGCTCAGCTTATCCAGATCTGGCGTTAGAGTTGATGAAAAAAGAGACAATAGATCTGACAACTACCACATAA
- the glmS gene encoding methylaspartate mutase subunit S, protein MNEKTIVTGVIGADVHAVGNKILAFALEQAGFKVVNLGVMVAQEEYIEAALETNADAILVSSLYGHGEIDCQGLREKCDEAGLKDIPLLAGGNLVVGKQNFDEVEKRFLAMGFTRVYPPGTAVEKSISDLKEILKI, encoded by the coding sequence ATGAATGAAAAAACTATTGTAACCGGAGTGATTGGCGCTGATGTACATGCCGTAGGCAATAAGATTCTTGCTTTTGCACTGGAGCAGGCGGGTTTTAAAGTGGTCAACCTGGGTGTCATGGTTGCGCAGGAAGAATACATCGAAGCCGCACTGGAAACCAATGCCGATGCTATTTTGGTCTCTTCGCTCTACGGGCATGGCGAGATTGACTGCCAGGGTTTGCGCGAAAAATGCGATGAAGCCGGACTTAAAGACATTCCGCTTTTGGCAGGGGGAAACCTGGTAGTGGGAAAACAAAACTTCGATGAGGTGGAAAAGCGTTTCCTGGCTATGGGGTTCACCCGGGTTTATCCTCCGGGTACGGCCGTGGAAAAAAGTATTTCCGATTTAAAAGAAATTCTTAAAATATAA
- a CDS encoding transposase — protein sequence MQYKNSKKISFTASSVKKEFSSEQLTSYSGLSVTSDFINHCGIYRRLEHLFPTTRHNASRFSTAQILSSVLLASLCGVHRLKRIENFTFDALVSRLLKLPKNIDEDTIRRHLTGLGERGARSLHELLLDFTGLQVSRCGLKRVTLDCDSSTFTVYGNQQGAEVGYNSHKKGAKSYHPILCFVTEMKLLVNSWLRPGSSYTSNGVCEFVKETLAALPPKGGEGFFQGRQRLFQWWIV from the coding sequence ATGCAATACAAAAATAGTAAAAAAATCTCATTTACTGCCAGTTCAGTAAAGAAAGAGTTCAGTTCAGAACAATTAACGTCATATTCAGGGTTAAGCGTAACCTCTGATTTTATCAACCATTGCGGCATTTATCGTCGGTTGGAACATCTTTTCCCAACCACCCGGCACAATGCAAGCCGTTTCAGTACAGCCCAAATACTCTCAAGTGTCCTGTTGGCTTCGTTGTGCGGTGTTCACCGTTTGAAGCGGATTGAAAATTTCACCTTTGACGCCTTGGTTTCCCGCTTGTTGAAGTTACCCAAGAACATTGACGAGGACACCATACGCCGCCATTTGACAGGTTTGGGTGAAAGGGGCGCCCGTTCGCTTCACGAGTTGTTATTGGATTTTACCGGCTTGCAAGTTTCCCGTTGCGGGTTAAAACGCGTGACGCTTGATTGCGACTCAAGCACATTTACCGTTTACGGCAACCAACAAGGAGCTGAAGTGGGTTACAACTCGCATAAAAAGGGCGCGAAAAGCTATCACCCCATCTTATGTTTCGTCACGGAGATGAAACTGCTTGTCAATTCGTGGCTCCGCCCGGGTTCAAGCTACACCTCAAACGGCGTTTGTGAATTTGTCAAAGAAACCTTGGCCGCTCTTCCCCCAAAAGGTGGAGAAGGTTTTTTTCAGGGCAGACAGCGGCTTTTTCAATGGTGGATTGTTTGA
- a CDS encoding TrkH family potassium uptake protein has product MQNKFTIQKMLKVVSRTSFVIGTISFFLAVFELGFPYENTWDNFVFIFFNLTLLTGFLSILFRTVYKTNAYGIVGLITDWILIFILFYTLVLNAVRYFTTSSVFEWNNMWTYIGLFIVFFREIYNIRFRFRNKSFNPAIIFIVSFMTTIFIGSLLLMLPNASNNDIAYVDALFTSTSAVCVTGLTVQDTGVYFTRFGQVVIMMLIQVGGLGIMTFTNYFSRFFTGQASFKSQVIIAETTAVDKFDNAFRTLRNIILVTFSIESIGTLILFFSTGSTVIPESGERLFFSVFHAVSSFCNAGFSTLSNNLYEEPFRFNYSVLLTLAFLIILGGIGFPILFNSLQFLRYKTKSLIEKFFLKKRDIYKSWVLSLSTKIILTTTLVLIISGTIILLFLEYSNTLAEHKTLWGKCVTSFFGAVTPRTAGFNSVNTAEILMPTTLFIVLLMWIGASPASTGGGIKTSTFALAVINVVNLIRGRRSNVFGREINQGTMNKAFAIIFLSLLVIGISTLVILLIEPQQRVINVVFEVVSAYGTVGLSRGITPTLADASKIVIVITMFLGRVTMFTFLMAIFKRSSGSYYYFPREDLLIN; this is encoded by the coding sequence ATGCAAAATAAATTCACTATACAGAAAATGCTTAAAGTTGTCAGCAGGACATCTTTTGTCATTGGTACCATATCATTTTTTTTAGCTGTCTTCGAATTGGGCTTTCCGTATGAAAACACATGGGATAATTTTGTTTTTATCTTCTTCAACCTTACGCTTTTAACCGGTTTTTTATCTATTCTTTTCAGAACTGTTTACAAAACAAATGCATATGGTATTGTAGGGCTTATAACAGATTGGATCTTAATCTTTATCCTTTTTTACACTCTTGTTTTAAATGCGGTGCGTTATTTTACAACCTCATCTGTGTTTGAGTGGAATAATATGTGGACATATATCGGTTTGTTTATTGTCTTTTTTAGAGAAATTTATAATATACGGTTCCGCTTTCGTAACAAGTCGTTTAATCCGGCAATAATTTTCATTGTCAGTTTTATGACAACTATTTTCATAGGGAGCCTTCTGTTGATGCTGCCCAATGCATCTAATAACGATATAGCTTATGTTGATGCGCTATTTACTTCAACCAGCGCTGTATGCGTAACGGGGCTTACGGTTCAAGATACCGGCGTGTACTTTACTCGCTTTGGGCAAGTGGTTATTATGATGTTAATTCAGGTGGGGGGATTGGGGATTATGACTTTTACAAATTATTTCAGCCGTTTTTTTACCGGACAGGCTTCGTTTAAAAGTCAGGTGATTATTGCTGAAACAACTGCTGTTGATAAATTTGACAATGCATTTCGTACCCTACGGAATATTATTTTGGTTACTTTCAGTATCGAATCAATCGGGACTTTAATACTTTTTTTTTCAACAGGTTCAACAGTTATTCCTGAGTCCGGTGAACGCCTTTTTTTTTCGGTTTTCCATGCTGTTTCATCTTTTTGTAATGCAGGATTTTCAACGCTTTCGAATAATTTGTATGAAGAACCTTTCCGTTTCAACTATTCTGTTTTACTCACCCTGGCATTTTTAATTATTTTGGGGGGTATAGGATTTCCAATTCTGTTTAATTCGCTTCAGTTTTTGAGGTATAAAACTAAAAGTCTGATTGAAAAATTTTTTCTTAAGAAACGTGATATTTATAAATCGTGGGTACTTAGCCTGAGCACAAAAATTATTCTGACAACTACTTTAGTTTTAATAATTTCAGGGACCATTATTTTATTGTTTTTGGAGTATAGCAATACATTGGCTGAGCATAAGACATTATGGGGAAAATGTGTAACATCGTTTTTTGGGGCTGTTACACCACGTACTGCCGGATTTAATTCAGTAAACACGGCAGAAATACTAATGCCGACAACTTTGTTTATTGTTTTATTGATGTGGATAGGTGCCTCACCGGCATCTACTGGCGGAGGAATAAAAACTAGCACTTTCGCACTAGCTGTAATAAATGTGGTAAATTTAATACGCGGACGCCGTAGCAATGTGTTTGGCAGAGAAATTAACCAGGGGACAATGAACAAAGCTTTTGCCATCATTTTTCTTTCGCTGTTAGTAATCGGCATTTCTACTCTTGTCATTTTGCTGATTGAACCGCAGCAGAGGGTGATTAATGTTGTTTTTGAAGTAGTATCGGCATACGGAACTGTTGGCCTGAGTAGAGGAATTACTCCAACTCTGGCAGATGCAAGTAAAATTGTTATTGTAATAACTATGTTTCTCGGGCGCGTTACAATGTTTACGTTTTTGATGGCAATTTTTAAACGTTCTTCCGGCTCTTATTACTACTTTCCGAGAGAAGATCTGTTAATAAACTAG
- a CDS encoding potassium channel family protein, which translates to MKFIIIGLGHFGSALAEKLTNIGHQVVAVDSNMRLVELIKDRVTHAICLNCKDTLAIKNLPLENADVAIVCIGSSEGDNLMTTALLKKMNVKRIISRSVSPLQENILEAMGINEIIRPEIETAERWALKLSATAYVDLFEVTKDFNIVEMHVPKRLIGKSLKEIEFNKKYNVIVLTKLKQINVINKLGVPTTILKTGDIITAESILNHDDVIVVYGHRKDIQRLIESNDN; encoded by the coding sequence ATGAAATTCATTATTATAGGATTAGGCCATTTTGGTTCGGCATTGGCCGAAAAACTTACGAATATCGGGCACCAGGTAGTGGCGGTTGATAGCAATATGCGATTGGTGGAACTAATAAAAGATCGCGTTACCCATGCTATTTGTTTGAACTGCAAAGATACGCTGGCAATTAAAAACCTGCCACTTGAAAATGCCGACGTTGCAATAGTTTGTATTGGGTCAAGCGAAGGTGATAACCTAATGACTACGGCTTTACTGAAAAAGATGAACGTTAAACGCATTATTAGCCGCTCAGTATCTCCTTTGCAGGAAAATATTCTGGAAGCTATGGGAATTAATGAGATTATTCGTCCCGAAATTGAGACTGCCGAACGATGGGCATTGAAGTTGTCGGCGACCGCTTATGTTGATCTTTTTGAAGTGACCAAAGATTTTAACATTGTGGAAATGCACGTACCGAAGCGATTGATAGGTAAGTCGTTGAAAGAAATTGAATTTAACAAAAAATACAACGTGATTGTGCTTACAAAGCTGAAACAGATAAATGTTATCAATAAATTGGGAGTACCCACTACCATATTAAAAACCGGAGATATTATTACTGCAGAAAGTATTCTTAATCACGATGATGTAATTGTCGTATATGGTCACCGTAAAGATATTCAACGACTGATAGAGTCAAATGACAATTAA